The bacterium genome includes a window with the following:
- a CDS encoding helix-turn-helix transcriptional regulator yields the protein MAGGEGGAAGTPASQQDPLYRIGHAAELLGVSVDTVRRWADEGQLAVVRSAGGQRLVRGGDLARMATERSEDPGEGRATTSARNRFGGLVTRVRADELMAQVEIQAGPYRVVSLMTREAAEDMGLAPGVEAVAVVKSTNVVVERVRA from the coding sequence GTGGCGGGCGGCGAAGGGGGCGCTGCCGGGACGCCGGCTTCGCAGCAGGATCCCCTCTACCGGATCGGACACGCCGCCGAACTCCTGGGCGTCTCAGTGGACACCGTGCGGCGCTGGGCCGACGAGGGCCAGCTCGCAGTGGTGCGCAGCGCCGGCGGCCAGCGGCTGGTGCGCGGCGGCGACCTGGCCCGCATGGCCACCGAGCGATCCGAGGATCCCGGCGAGGGCCGCGCCACCACCTCGGCGCGCAACCGCTTCGGCGGGCTCGTGACCAGGGTTCGGGCCGACGAGTTGATGGCGCAGGTGGAGATCCAGGCCGGGCCCTACCGGGTGGTCTCGCTCATGACGCGCGAGGCGGCCGAGGACATGGGACTGGCCCCGGGCGTCGAGGCGGTGGCGGTGGTCAAGTCCACCAACGTCGTGGTGGAACGCGTCCGCGCGTGA
- a CDS encoding DUF4143 domain-containing protein has protein sequence MSILPEHFEYRNRVVDAEAERFLRLLPTLVIEGPRGCGKTTTARRLAERELHLETDPSARGHAEHGTLPLGDGPYPLLIDEWQLAPAAWNAVRHASDLLQGPGRFILTGSASPSDEVTRHSGAGRVARVRMRPMSLFESSDSTGDVSLGALLDGGSCSALNSREHDPRNPDTQLRRVIDALCRGGWPACGDLSPAEAQEFLHLYLEELCRVDVRRVAGTRHDPLLVRRAVTSLARNTATSPSSATLAADIGVQRPVAPDTLAGYLDALTRNFILEDQPAWTPRLRSRARLRRAPKRHLVDPALAVCALGAGPSQLFNDRETLGFLFESLAVRDLRVYAGSAGATVSHYHDSNHLEVDIIVQRRDGAWLAAEVKLGRPAAVDQAADALARLRRQIDVDRMPEPAKLLVITATGHAYERPDGIAVAPLTMLGP, from the coding sequence ATGAGCATCCTGCCAGAGCACTTCGAGTACCGCAACCGGGTGGTCGACGCTGAGGCGGAGCGATTCCTGCGGCTGCTGCCCACCCTGGTCATCGAGGGCCCGCGTGGCTGCGGCAAGACCACGACGGCGCGCAGGCTGGCCGAACGGGAACTCCACCTCGAGACCGACCCGAGCGCGCGCGGCCACGCCGAGCACGGCACGCTTCCACTCGGTGACGGCCCCTACCCGTTGCTGATCGACGAGTGGCAGTTGGCGCCCGCTGCATGGAATGCGGTGCGTCATGCGAGTGACCTGCTCCAGGGGCCGGGCCGTTTCATCCTGACCGGCTCGGCCAGCCCTAGCGACGAGGTGACCCGCCACTCCGGAGCGGGCAGAGTCGCGCGCGTCCGGATGCGCCCGATGTCCCTCTTCGAGTCGAGTGACTCGACCGGTGACGTGAGCCTCGGCGCCCTCCTCGACGGCGGATCGTGCTCGGCCCTGAACTCCCGTGAACATGACCCCAGAAATCCCGACACCCAGTTGCGCCGCGTCATCGATGCCCTGTGCCGGGGAGGGTGGCCGGCTTGCGGCGACCTGTCACCTGCCGAGGCGCAGGAGTTCCTGCACCTCTACCTCGAGGAGTTGTGCCGCGTGGACGTTCGCAGGGTCGCGGGCACGCGGCACGATCCACTGCTGGTGCGCCGGGCGGTCACCTCGCTGGCGCGCAATACGGCTACCTCTCCCAGCAGCGCCACGCTGGCGGCAGACATCGGTGTGCAACGCCCGGTCGCTCCCGACACCCTCGCCGGCTACCTCGACGCCCTGACCCGCAACTTCATTCTCGAGGACCAACCCGCATGGACTCCCCGGCTGCGCTCGCGCGCCCGCCTGCGGAGAGCCCCCAAACGTCACCTGGTAGACCCGGCCCTGGCCGTTTGCGCCCTCGGTGCCGGCCCGAGCCAACTGTTCAACGACCGGGAGACTCTCGGATTCCTGTTCGAGTCGCTGGCAGTCCGCGACCTGAGGGTCTACGCCGGGAGCGCCGGGGCGACCGTCTCCCACTATCACGACAGCAACCACCTCGAAGTGGACATCATCGTCCAGCGACGTGACGGGGCGTGGCTGGCCGCGGAAGTGAAGCTCGGCCGCCCGGCGGCCGTCGACCAAGCCGCCGACGCGCTGGCGCGGCTGCGCCGTCAGATAGACGTCGACCGCATGCCCGAGCCGGCAAAGCTGCTGGTCATCACTGCCACCGGGCACGCCTACGAACGCCCCGACGGCATCGCCGTGGCACCGCTGACCATGTTGGGCCCGTGA
- a CDS encoding mechanosensitive ion channel family protein, with the protein MSTAAQLAQATEIDDAAGLLDACGQDPSRICNWVYDQTSNGFLAAATEWAVERPLKVVLIGLGAYIVNRLARRGVKLVANRIMSATTSDRLARIRNQGPVRLLTEAEENKRSAARAQTLTSVLSSVITAVVWSVAILMMLGVFDINIGPLLAGASIVGVAIGFGSQTIVKDFMSGLFMLIEDQFGVGDVIDVGPVTGTVEAVSLRTTTVRDVSGTVWHVPNGEVARVGNYSQLWSRALLDIEVAYDTDLRFAEGVIQRVANEMWDDPEWGGDELMEAPEVWGIQSLGASGIAIRLVVKTEPSVQWKVERELRLRIKEAFDEAGIEIPFPQRTLWLRDQGQHQLGEAPDPSTIKTVEPPRHQTVVSDADGD; encoded by the coding sequence ATGAGCACTGCCGCACAATTGGCCCAGGCCACCGAGATCGACGACGCCGCCGGGCTGCTCGACGCCTGCGGCCAGGATCCGTCGCGGATCTGCAACTGGGTCTACGACCAGACGAGCAACGGTTTCCTCGCCGCGGCCACCGAGTGGGCGGTCGAGCGACCCTTGAAGGTGGTGCTGATCGGCCTCGGGGCCTACATCGTGAACCGCCTGGCGCGCCGTGGCGTGAAGCTGGTGGCCAATCGCATCATGTCGGCCACCACCAGCGACCGGCTCGCGAGGATCCGCAACCAGGGGCCGGTGCGGCTCCTGACCGAGGCGGAGGAGAACAAGCGCTCGGCGGCGCGCGCCCAGACGCTCACCTCGGTGCTGTCCAGCGTGATCACCGCCGTCGTCTGGAGTGTGGCGATCCTCATGATGCTCGGGGTCTTCGACATCAACATCGGCCCGCTGCTGGCCGGTGCCAGCATCGTCGGCGTGGCCATCGGCTTCGGCTCCCAGACCATCGTGAAGGACTTCATGTCGGGTCTGTTCATGCTGATCGAGGACCAGTTCGGCGTGGGCGACGTGATCGACGTGGGTCCCGTGACGGGCACCGTGGAGGCGGTGTCGCTGCGCACCACCACCGTCCGTGACGTCTCGGGCACCGTCTGGCACGTTCCCAACGGCGAGGTCGCCCGGGTCGGCAACTACTCCCAACTCTGGTCGCGGGCGCTGCTGGACATCGAAGTGGCCTACGACACCGACCTGCGCTTCGCCGAGGGGGTCATCCAGCGGGTCGCCAACGAGATGTGGGACGACCCCGAATGGGGCGGCGACGAGCTGATGGAGGCGCCGGAGGTGTGGGGCATCCAGAGCCTCGGCGCCAGCGGCATCGCCATCCGCCTCGTCGTCAAGACCGAGCCGTCGGTGCAGTGGAAGGTGGAGCGGGAGCTGCGGCTGCGCATCAAGGAGGCCTTCGACGAGGCCGGCATCGAGATCCCGTTCCCGCAGCGCACGCTGTGGCTGCGCGACCAGGGACAGCACCAGCTTGGCGAGGCCCCGGATCCTTCAACGATCAAGACCGTCGAGCCCCCCCGCCACCAGACCGTCGTCTCCGACGCCGACGGCGACTGA
- a CDS encoding valine--tRNA ligase — protein sequence MDQPAGARRVPERPTLDGLEARWGEWWEAEGVYRFDRRRERSEVFSIDTPPPTVSGSLHVGHVFSYTHTDLVARYQRMRGREVFYPMGWDDNGLPTERRVQNYFGVRCDPSVPHDDDFQPPAEATGEPVPVGRRNFIDLCLQLTETDEQAFENLYRRLGVSVDWSLTYTTIGERCRRVSQRAFLRNLARGEAYQAEAPCLWDVTFRTAVAQAELEDRPRQGALHRLTFARVGSAAGEGSAGSGKARGDPADDGDAGGGSGTGGSSGNGGTGGNGHVLIETTRPEMLAACVALVAHPDDERYRPLFGSTVRTPLFGAEVPVVAHALAEPGKGTGIAMICTFGDTTDVTWWRELELPVRPIMGPGGRLLPELPDAAWGSGARAAYAEIAGLTANAARRRITELLEQSGELVGEPRPTEQAVKFFEKGDRPLEIITTRQWYLRNGGRDLPLRAELLDRGVELAWVPDFMRTRYSNWVEGLNGDWLVSRQRWFGVPIPVWYALDGDGRPQYDRMLVPAEASLPIDPASDAPPGYEESQRGRPGGFIGDPDVMDTWATSSLSPQIACGWEEDPDLFARTFPMDVRPQAHEIIRTWLFSTVVRAHLEHDSLPWRRAAISGWVLDPDRKKMSKSKGNVVTPIGLLETYGADAVRYWAACGRPGTDTAFDESQIKVGRRLAIKLLNAARFVLGLAGAATDDDPTTSTAAARSPSFRRRPESTGTDDQAGGAGDVTEPIDLAPTDGADSTTSTTAAPSPSFRRRPESTGTDDQAGGAGDVTEPIDLAPTDGADSTTSTTAAPSPSFRRRPESTGTDDQAGGAGDVTEPIDLAPTDGADSTTSTTAAPSPSFRRRPESTGDGPTTGADAVTEPIDLALLAGVGELIDAATEAFEAFDYARALERTERLFWDFTDDYVELVKNRAYRDGADGASARAALQIALSALLRLFAPFLPFACEEAWSWWQEGSIHRTSWPERDELPAEGDPAVLAAASVVLGQVRRAKSEARRKLRTPVESAHVQAGSEFLSALAAAQQDLCDAGNILDLQLSADGDSGPTVQVQLAAE from the coding sequence ATGGATCAGCCTGCCGGTGCGAGGCGTGTTCCGGAGCGGCCGACTCTGGACGGGTTGGAGGCTCGGTGGGGGGAGTGGTGGGAGGCTGAGGGGGTCTACCGGTTCGACCGGCGCCGGGAGCGGTCGGAGGTGTTCTCGATCGACACGCCGCCGCCGACTGTCAGCGGTTCGCTGCACGTGGGGCATGTGTTCAGCTACACCCACACCGACCTCGTCGCCCGCTACCAGCGGATGCGGGGGCGGGAGGTGTTCTACCCGATGGGCTGGGACGACAACGGCCTGCCCACCGAGCGCCGGGTGCAGAACTACTTCGGCGTCCGGTGCGACCCGTCGGTGCCGCACGACGATGATTTCCAGCCGCCCGCGGAGGCCACCGGTGAGCCGGTGCCGGTGGGCCGGCGGAACTTCATCGACCTGTGCCTTCAGCTCACCGAAACCGACGAGCAGGCCTTCGAGAACCTCTACCGGCGCCTCGGCGTGTCGGTGGACTGGAGCCTGACCTACACGACGATCGGCGAGCGCTGCCGGCGGGTGTCACAGCGGGCCTTCCTGCGCAACCTGGCCCGCGGCGAGGCCTACCAGGCCGAGGCCCCGTGCCTGTGGGACGTCACGTTCCGGACCGCCGTGGCGCAGGCCGAATTGGAGGACCGCCCCCGCCAGGGCGCCCTGCACCGCCTGACCTTCGCCCGCGTGGGCTCGGCCGCCGGCGAGGGCAGTGCCGGCAGTGGGAAGGCCCGCGGGGACCCCGCCGACGACGGAGATGCCGGCGGGGGCAGCGGCACCGGCGGGAGCAGCGGGAACGGCGGCACCGGCGGGAACGGGCACGTCCTCATCGAGACGACCCGGCCGGAGATGCTGGCCGCCTGCGTGGCGCTCGTGGCGCATCCCGACGACGAGCGTTACCGGCCGCTGTTCGGCTCGACGGTGCGCACGCCGCTGTTCGGCGCCGAGGTGCCCGTGGTGGCACACGCCCTCGCCGAGCCCGGCAAGGGCACCGGCATCGCCATGATCTGCACCTTCGGCGACACCACCGACGTCACCTGGTGGCGAGAGCTGGAACTGCCGGTGCGCCCCATCATGGGGCCCGGCGGGCGGCTCCTTCCCGAACTGCCCGACGCCGCCTGGGGCAGCGGCGCCCGGGCCGCCTACGCCGAGATCGCCGGGCTCACCGCGAACGCGGCCCGCCGGCGCATCACCGAACTCCTCGAGCAGTCCGGGGAACTCGTCGGGGAGCCGCGGCCCACCGAGCAAGCCGTGAAGTTCTTCGAGAAGGGCGACCGGCCGCTGGAGATCATCACCACCCGCCAGTGGTACCTCCGCAACGGCGGGCGCGACCTGCCGCTGCGCGCCGAACTGCTGGACCGCGGCGTGGAGTTGGCCTGGGTGCCGGACTTCATGCGCACCCGCTACAGCAACTGGGTGGAGGGTCTCAACGGCGACTGGCTGGTGAGCCGCCAACGCTGGTTCGGGGTGCCGATCCCCGTTTGGTACGCCCTCGACGGCGACGGGCGGCCGCAGTACGACCGGATGCTGGTACCCGCCGAGGCGTCACTGCCGATCGATCCCGCCTCCGACGCCCCGCCGGGCTACGAGGAGTCGCAGCGGGGCCGGCCGGGCGGGTTCATCGGCGACCCCGACGTGATGGACACGTGGGCGACCTCGTCGCTCAGCCCGCAGATCGCCTGCGGCTGGGAGGAGGACCCCGACCTGTTCGCCCGCACCTTCCCGATGGACGTGCGCCCGCAGGCACACGAGATCATCCGCACCTGGCTGTTCTCCACGGTGGTGCGCGCCCACCTGGAGCACGACTCGTTGCCCTGGCGGCGGGCGGCCATCTCGGGGTGGGTGCTGGACCCCGACCGCAAGAAGATGTCCAAGTCGAAGGGCAACGTCGTCACGCCGATCGGGCTGCTGGAGACCTACGGCGCCGACGCGGTGCGCTACTGGGCAGCCTGCGGGCGCCCCGGCACCGACACCGCCTTCGACGAGTCACAGATCAAGGTGGGCCGCCGCCTGGCCATCAAGCTCCTCAACGCCGCCCGCTTCGTCCTGGGCCTAGCGGGCGCCGCAACCGACGACGACCCGACGACCTCCACGGCCGCCGCCCGCTCCCCGTCATTCCGGCGCAGGCCGGAATCCACCGGCACCGACGACCAGGCCGGCGGCGCGGGCGACGTGACCGAGCCGATCGACCTGGCGCCCACTGACGGCGCCGACTCGACGACCTCCACCACCGCCGCCCCCTCCCCGTCATTCCGGCGAAGGCCGGAATCCACCGGCACCGACGACCAGGCCGGCGGCGCGGGCGACGTGACCGAGCCGATCGACCTGGCGCCCACTGACGGCGCCGACTCGACGACCTCCACCACCGCCGCCCCCTCCCCGTCATTCCGGCGAAGGCCGGAATCCACCGGCACCGACGACCAGGCCGGCGGCGCGGGCGACGTGACCGAGCCGATCGACCTGGCGCCCACTGACGGCGCCGACTCGACGACCTCCACCACCGCCGCCCCCTCCCCGTCATTCCGGCGAAGGCCGGAATCCACCGGCGACGGTCCGACGACCGGTGCCGACGCCGTCACCGAGCCGATCGACCTGGCGCTGCTCGCCGGCGTGGGCGAACTCATCGACGCCGCCACGGAGGCCTTCGAGGCCTTCGACTACGCCCGGGCGCTGGAGCGCACCGAGCGGCTCTTCTGGGACTTCACCGACGACTACGTGGAGCTGGTGAAGAACCGGGCCTACCGGGACGGCGCCGACGGGGCGAGCGCCCGGGCCGCCCTGCAGATCGCCCTGAGCGCCCTGCTGCGGCTGTTCGCACCCTTCCTTCCTTTCGCCTGCGAGGAGGCGTGGTCGTGGTGGCAGGAGGGCTCCATCCACCGGACGTCGTGGCCCGAGCGGGATGAACTGCCCGCCGAAGGCGACCCCGCCGTGCTCGCCGCGGCCTCAGTGGTCCTCGGCCAGGTGCGCCGGGCCAAGAGCGAGGCCCGCCGCAAGCTGCGCACCCCCGTCGAATCGGCGCACGTGCAGGCGGGCTCGGAATTCCTGTCCGCCCTGGCGGCGGCTCAACAGGACCTCTGCGACGCCGGGAACATCCTGGATCTCCAACTCAGCGCTGACGGCGATAGCGGTCCGACCGTCCAGGTTCAACTCGCCGCCGAGTAG
- the modA gene encoding molybdate ABC transporter substrate-binding protein: protein MPRTSPPRPRRLLATLLTAAPAACGTAHRRRQARPTRLPLRALALAACGAALAAASSCADGGNGPATSHRGVTVFAASSLTDVFGDIAGAFEAVHPGVEVTLQFAGSSRLATQINAGAAADVFAAADERTAAQVDARQVTVFARNRLAIAVPSGNPAGVTGLDSLSADDLVLALCAPDVPCGALAEQVGGPQLVAAADTREPNVRGVLTKVLLDEVDAGVVYVTDVRAAGEAVTGIDIDHPASTAYPVALLSDSPTAAEFVAFVLSPSAQELLAAAGFGAP from the coding sequence ATGCCTCGCACCTCCCCGCCGCGCCCGCGCCGCCTGCTGGCGACCCTGCTCACGGCGGCGCCGGCTGCGTGCGGCACCGCCCACCGGCGGCGACAGGCGCGTCCAACTCGGCTGCCTCTGCGCGCGCTGGCGCTGGCTGCGTGCGGCGCGGCGCTGGCAGCCGCAAGTTCCTGCGCCGACGGGGGGAACGGGCCCGCGACCAGCCACCGCGGCGTGACCGTCTTTGCAGCCTCCTCGCTGACCGACGTGTTCGGCGACATCGCCGGCGCCTTCGAGGCGGTCCATCCGGGCGTCGAGGTGACGCTGCAGTTCGCCGGCAGCAGCCGCCTGGCCACCCAGATCAACGCAGGCGCGGCCGCCGATGTGTTCGCCGCGGCCGACGAGCGGACCGCGGCCCAGGTGGACGCCCGGCAGGTGACGGTCTTCGCCCGCAACCGGCTGGCCATCGCCGTGCCGTCGGGGAATCCCGCCGGCGTGACCGGCCTGGACTCGCTCAGCGCCGACGACCTGGTGCTGGCCCTGTGCGCCCCCGACGTGCCCTGCGGCGCCCTGGCGGAGCAGGTCGGCGGGCCGCAACTGGTGGCGGCGGCCGACACGCGCGAGCCCAACGTGCGGGGCGTGCTCACGAAGGTGCTGCTGGACGAGGTGGACGCCGGCGTCGTGTACGTGACCGACGTGCGAGCCGCCGGTGAGGCCGTGACGGGAATCGACATCGACCACCCCGCCAGCACGGCCTACCCCGTGGCGCTGCTCAGCGACAGCCCCACCGCCGCCGAGTTCGTGGCGTTCGTGCTGTCGCCGTCGGCGCAGGAGTTGCTCGCCGCGGCCGGCTTCGGGGCGCCGTGA
- a CDS encoding amino acid ABC transporter permease — protein sequence MTATVPSDPHASGDQPGPPPRQTAGAWARENLFNNRHNSALTVLLGAGLVVLAIYGARFLFVTGQWEPVRTNLTLLMMGTFPREEQWRIVVQVYLLCASVGLLWGGLTASSRDHARDAGVPFSRARLRDGVRRWWPVFVLLAVLLGMTRTWLPLAFTASALALGVVARRLMEALPEAGRRGAWFGAGVCALAGWQVLSGTGGIAWWWGSALVAAAAVRLTRNVRTDARWQPAARLALVAGSVAAVRAIYAQFDFGGVGWDDWSGFQLNLVAAAAAIVLAFPVGLLAAVGRRSQLPAVRWLSVGYIELIRGVPLITLLFMGDLFLGFFLPTEDPLSKVTRAIAVMTLFTGAYLAEIVRGGLQAVPRGQVEAAQAIGLSAPRVLSLIVLPQALRAVIPALVGQFINLFKDSTLLSIIALTEILRIRESIHGQREFLIVGIAETLVFVAFAFWALAFTMSRESQRLERRLGVGER from the coding sequence ATGACCGCCACCGTCCCCTCCGATCCGCACGCATCGGGCGATCAGCCAGGCCCGCCGCCGCGGCAGACCGCCGGCGCCTGGGCGCGGGAGAACCTCTTCAACAACCGGCACAACTCGGCGCTGACGGTGCTGCTCGGCGCCGGCCTGGTGGTGCTGGCGATCTACGGCGCCCGCTTCCTGTTCGTCACCGGGCAGTGGGAGCCGGTGCGCACCAACCTCACGCTGCTGATGATGGGCACCTTCCCGCGGGAGGAGCAATGGCGGATCGTGGTGCAGGTGTACCTGCTCTGCGCCTCCGTCGGGCTCCTCTGGGGCGGCCTGACGGCGTCGTCGCGCGACCACGCCCGCGACGCCGGCGTCCCGTTCAGCCGCGCCCGCCTGCGCGACGGCGTGCGGCGCTGGTGGCCCGTCTTCGTGCTGCTGGCGGTGCTGCTGGGCATGACCCGCACCTGGCTGCCCCTGGCGTTCACAGCCTCGGCGCTGGCTCTGGGAGTGGTGGCCCGGCGGCTCATGGAGGCGCTGCCCGAAGCGGGGCGCCGCGGCGCCTGGTTCGGTGCCGGCGTCTGCGCCCTCGCCGGCTGGCAGGTTCTCTCCGGCACCGGCGGCATCGCCTGGTGGTGGGGGTCCGCGCTCGTGGCGGCGGCGGCGGTTCGCCTCACCCGCAACGTGCGCACCGACGCCCGCTGGCAGCCGGCGGCGCGCCTGGCCCTGGTCGCCGGCTCCGTCGCCGCGGTCCGGGCGATCTACGCGCAGTTCGACTTCGGCGGCGTGGGCTGGGACGACTGGTCCGGATTCCAGCTCAACCTCGTGGCGGCGGCCGCCGCCATCGTGCTGGCCTTCCCGGTCGGCCTCCTCGCCGCCGTCGGCCGGCGCTCGCAGCTGCCCGCCGTGCGCTGGCTGTCGGTCGGCTACATCGAACTGATCCGCGGCGTGCCGCTGATCACGCTGCTGTTCATGGGCGACCTGTTCCTCGGCTTCTTCCTGCCCACCGAGGATCCCCTCTCGAAGGTCACCCGTGCCATCGCCGTGATGACGCTGTTCACCGGCGCCTACCTCGCCGAGATCGTGCGCGGCGGCCTGCAGGCCGTGCCCCGAGGCCAAGTGGAGGCCGCCCAGGCGATCGGCCTCAGCGCGCCCCGAGTCCTGAGCCTCATCGTGCTGCCTCAAGCCCTGCGAGCGGTCATCCCCGCCCTCGTCGGGCAGTTCATCAACCTGTTCAAGGACAGCACGCTGCTCTCCATCATCGCCCTCACCGAGATCCTGCGGATCCGCGAGAGCATCCACGGGCAGCGGGAGTTCCTCATCGTCGGCATCGCCGAGACGCTGGTCTTCGTGGCCTTCGCGTTCTGGGCGCTGGCGTTCACCATGTCACGCGAGAGCCAGCGGCTGGAACGCCGGCTGGGAGTGGGAGAGAGATGA
- a CDS encoding amino acid ABC transporter ATP-binding protein, which produces MVTLEGVDKFFGTFQALRNIDLEVARQEVVVVLGPSGSGKSTLIRCINRLEHHDRGRITVDGIELSNDVKAIRQVRRLTGMVFQQFNLFPHLTVLDNITLAPRQVRRMPRHEAEELAMQLLERVKIPEQARKYPGQLSGGQQQRVAIARSLATEPHVMMFDEPTSALDPEMIKEVLDVMQELARSGMTMICVTHEMGFAREVASRVVFMDEGEIVEVGAPEHFFTDPTEERTKRFMEQIL; this is translated from the coding sequence ATGGTGACCCTCGAAGGGGTCGACAAGTTCTTCGGCACGTTCCAGGCGCTGCGCAACATCGATCTCGAGGTCGCCCGCCAAGAGGTCGTGGTCGTGCTGGGCCCCTCCGGCTCCGGCAAGTCCACGTTGATCCGCTGCATCAACCGCCTCGAGCACCACGACCGCGGCCGCATCACCGTCGACGGCATCGAGCTGAGCAATGACGTGAAGGCCATCCGTCAGGTGCGGCGGCTCACCGGCATGGTCTTCCAGCAGTTCAACCTGTTCCCGCACCTCACCGTGCTGGACAACATCACGCTCGCCCCCCGGCAGGTGCGGCGCATGCCGCGGCACGAGGCCGAGGAACTGGCCATGCAACTGCTGGAGCGGGTGAAGATCCCCGAGCAGGCCCGCAAGTATCCCGGCCAGCTCTCCGGCGGCCAGCAGCAGCGTGTCGCCATCGCCCGGTCACTGGCCACCGAGCCCCATGTGATGATGTTCGACGAGCCCACCTCGGCGCTGGACCCCGAGATGATCAAGGAGGTCCTCGACGTCATGCAGGAGCTGGCCCGCAGCGGCATGACCATGATCTGCGTGACCCACGAGATGGGCTTCGCCCGGGAGGTGGCCAGCCGGGTCGTCTTCATGGACGAGGGCGAGATCGTGGAGGTCGGCGCGCCCGAGCATTTCTTCACCGACCCAACCGAGGAGCGCACCAAGCGCTTCATGGAGCAGATCCTGTAG
- a CDS encoding DUF4143 domain-containing protein translates to MVKADSRAYVRRVVDEELDALLDGLPAICIEGPRAVGKTRTARRRARTVHDLDDPETLALALAEPSRLVRGAEPILIDEWQRYPPSWDLVRRAVDDDPRPGRFLLTGSTGPDVPPTHSGAGRIVTLRMRPMSLFERGLQEPTVSLRHLFTSDRPAVDGRTDVALDDYVAEIVGGGLPGWRAGDARTRQAALDGYLNRAVDHDVALMGYRARRTGVMRRWLTAYAAATATTATYETIRDAATGDEGDKPAKTTTMAYRDLLEVMWLVDPVHAWWPVGNPLGRLKQSPKHHLADPALACRLLELGADDLRAAHPGATVDLPRNQPLLGALFESLVTLDVRVHAQNAGAAVSHLRTWSDDREIDLIVSAGRRLLAIEVKLAAVPDRRDTRHLRWFRDQAAPDPVDAMIITTGRYAYRDPDGIAVVPAALLGP, encoded by the coding sequence ATGGTGAAGGCCGACAGCCGGGCGTACGTCCGGCGCGTCGTCGACGAGGAACTCGACGCGTTGCTGGACGGGCTGCCCGCCATCTGCATCGAGGGGCCGCGTGCGGTCGGAAAAACGCGAACCGCTCGCCGGCGCGCCCGCACGGTGCACGATCTGGACGACCCCGAGACGCTGGCGCTGGCTCTGGCGGAACCCTCCCGCCTCGTCCGGGGAGCAGAACCGATCCTCATCGACGAATGGCAGCGCTATCCGCCCTCGTGGGACCTGGTGCGCCGAGCAGTGGACGACGACCCCCGGCCCGGTCGATTCCTGCTCACCGGTTCGACCGGGCCGGACGTGCCGCCGACCCACTCGGGCGCGGGCCGGATCGTCACCCTCCGAATGCGACCCATGAGCCTCTTCGAACGAGGCTTGCAGGAGCCGACCGTGAGCCTTCGGCACCTGTTCACCAGCGACCGCCCGGCCGTCGACGGCCGGACCGACGTTGCCCTCGATGACTACGTCGCGGAGATCGTCGGGGGCGGGCTGCCCGGATGGCGAGCGGGTGACGCCCGGACACGGCAGGCCGCACTCGACGGGTACCTGAACCGCGCGGTCGACCACGACGTGGCATTGATGGGTTACCGGGCTCGACGGACGGGCGTGATGCGACGGTGGCTGACCGCATACGCCGCGGCCACCGCCACCACCGCCACTTACGAGACCATCCGCGACGCCGCCACAGGAGACGAGGGAGACAAGCCGGCCAAGACGACGACAATGGCCTACCGAGACCTGCTGGAGGTGATGTGGCTGGTGGATCCGGTGCACGCCTGGTGGCCCGTCGGCAACCCGCTGGGCCGGCTCAAACAGTCGCCCAAACACCATCTCGCCGATCCGGCGCTGGCATGTCGACTGCTGGAACTCGGCGCCGACGATCTCCGCGCCGCACACCCGGGCGCGACGGTCGACCTCCCGCGGAACCAACCGTTGCTTGGCGCCCTCTTCGAGTCGCTGGTCACCCTCGACGTGCGCGTCCACGCCCAGAACGCCGGGGCCGCCGTCAGCCACCTTCGGACCTGGAGCGACGACCGGGAAATCGATCTGATCGTCTCGGCCGGTCGGCGACTCCTCGCAATCGAGGTCAAGCTGGCAGCCGTGCCCGACCGGCGCGACACCCGCCACCTCAGATGGTTCCGCGATCAGGCCGCTCCCGATCCGGTGGACGCAATGATCATCACCACGGGCCGCTACGCCTACCGAGACCCCGACGGAATAGCCGTCGTCCCCGCGGCCCTCCTGGGCCCCTGA